The following nucleotide sequence is from Nocardioides eburneiflavus.
GACCCCTGGCACAAGCACGAGCCCACCCTCGTCAGCGACGGCGACCGCGGCCCCCGGGTCGAGCTGCTCACCCGCGCGGTCCGCATCGCCGCCGACCTCGGCGCCGAGGCGATGTCGTGCTGGTCGGGCGTCCTCCCCGAGGGGACGGGCGCCGAGGAGGGGTGGCGGCGACTCACCGACGGCCTGGGCCCGGTCCTCGACCTCGCCCACGACCTCGGCGTCACCGTCTGCTTCGAGCCCGAGCCCGGCATGCACGTCGACACCGTCGACGTGGCCCTCGAGCTGCGCCGCCGCCTCGGCGAGCCCGAACACCTGCGCCTGACCCTCGACCTGGGCCACCTCGTGTGCAACGAGCCGCGCACCCCGGAGGCGACGATCGCGCTCGCCGGGCACCTGGTCGGCAACGTGCAGGTCGACGACATGGTGCGCGACGTCCACGAGCACCTCGAGCTCGGCAGCGGCACCCTCGACCTCGACGCGGCGCTGCGGGCGCTGCTCGACACCGGGTTCGCCGGCCTCGCCAGCGTCGAGCTCCCCCGCCACTCGCACGCCGCGCCGGCCGTCGCGGCCCGGCAGATGACCGCCCTGCGCGCGTCGCTGGCCCGCCTCGACGAGGAAGCAGCCCGGCCATGACCGAGATCCGCCCGCTGGCCCACCCCGACGCCGTCCGCGCCGCGCTCGACGACGCGGCGCGCGAGCGCCACGACGCCCTCACCGCCGAGGTCGCCGCCGACCCCTCGCGCCTGGGCCGTACGTTCCCCTCCTCCGCCCGGCTGACCGGGAGGGGACCGCTGCCCGGAGTCGAGGGCGTGCTCGTCGAGGACGCCGTACGGGTCGGGCTGGTGCGCGCGGCCGCACGGGGCCTCGACGCCGACGCCCTGCTGGCCGAGCTGCGCGAGCTCTACCGCTACGGCGACAGCGACGAGAAGCGGGCGGTCCTGCACGCCCTCGCCGGGGCCCCGGACGGGATCGACGGCAGCGACGTGCTGCTCGACGCGCTGCGCACCAACGACACCCGGCTGGTCGGTGCGGCCCTGGGCCCGCACAGCGACCGCCTCGACGACGACGCGTGGCGCCAGGGCGTCCTCAAGTGCCTGTTCACCGGCGTCCCGGTCGCCGCCGTCACCGGGCTCGCGTCCCGCGCCGACCACGAGCTCGCCGCGATGGCGCAGCGCTACCGACGCGAGCGCGAGGCGGCCGGGCGCGACGTACCTCCCGACGTGCAGGTCGTGCTCGACGCCTGCGCGGCCGCGACCCCCCAGCAGACGGAGTCCTGATGCGCATCTTCGACCCCCACGTCCACATGGCGTCACGCACCACCGACGACTACGAGGCCATGCACGCAGCCGGCGTGCGCGCCGTCGTCGAGCCGGCGTTCTGGCTCGGCCAGCCGCGCACGAGCGTCGGCTCGTTCACCGACTACTTCGACGCGCTCGTCGGCTGGGAGCGGTTCCGCGCAGCGCAGTTCGGCATCGCCCACCACTGCACGATCGCGCTCAACCCCAAGGAGGCCAACGACCCGCGCTGCGCCGGGGTGCTCGACGTGCTGCCGCGCTACCTCGCCAAGGACGGCGTCGTCGCGGTCGGCGAGGTCGGCTTCGACTCGATGACCGTCGAGGAGGAGAAGGCCTTCGTCCGCCAGCTCGAGCTGGCCGTGGAGTTCGCGCTGCCGGCGATGGTCCACACCCCGCACCGCGACAAGGAGCAGGGCACCCGCCGCACCCTCGAGCTGGTCGCCGACTCCGGGCTGGCACCGGGGATGGTCGTCGTCGACCACCTCAACGAGGTCACCGTCGACCAGGTCGACGACGCGGGCTGCTGGATGGGCTTCTCGATCTACCCCGACACCAAGATGGACGAGCACCGGATGGTGGCGATCCTCCAGCGCCGGGTCGAGCTGGGCCGCGGGGTCGACCGGGTGCTGGTCAACTCGGCCGCCGACTGGGGGCGAAGCGACCCGCTGAAGACCGCGAAGACCGGCGCGGCGATGCTCGAGGCCGGCTTCACCGAGGACGACGTCGACCAGGTGCTCTGGCGCAACCCGGTCGAGTTCTTCGGCCAGAGCGGCCGGCTGCTGCTCGGCGACGACGACGCCGCGGCCGACGCGACCGCCACCTTCGAGGGCAACTCGATCCTCCGCGGCTCGCGGGACTGATCGCGATGCGGCTGCGCCACCCCGACGGGACGGTCGTCCACCTCGGCTACGGCACCAACGTGCTGCCGGCCGAGGACGTCGACGGTCTCGTCCGCCAGGTCGGGACGTACGGCGACCGCCTGCGCCGCCACCTCGACACCGACCGGGTCGGGCTCGGGATGTGGCTCCCGGCCGCGGCCGCGCGGACCCTCGCCGCCGACCTCGGCGCGGTCGAGCGGCTGCGGGAGGCGATCGACGCGCACGGTGTCGAGATCGTGACGCTCAACGCGTTCCCCTACGCCGCCTTCCAGGACGAGGTCGTCAAGAAGCGCGTCTACCACCCGACCTGGGCCGAGCGGGCCCGGCTCGACTACACCCTCGACGTCGCGAGGGTGCTCGCCGCACTGCTGCCCGAGGACGCCGCCCGCGGCAGCATCTCCACGCTCCCGCTCGCCTGGCGCGCGCCGTGGCTGGCCGACCGCCAGTCCCACGCCGAGCTGCACCTCGAGACTCTCGCCGAAGGCCTCGCCGAGATCGAGGCAGGGACCGGGAGGACCGTACGGGTCGCCTTCGAGCCCGAGTCCGGCTGCGTGGTCGAGACGATCGCCGAGGCCGTGGAGCGGCTCGACTCCGTCGACCGCGAGCGCATCGGCGTGTGCCTCGACCTGTGCCACCTCGCCGTCGGCTTCGAGTCCGCAACCGACGCCCTGGCCCGCCTCGACGCGGCAGGACTCGACGTGGTCAAGGTCCAGCCGGCCGCCGCCCTCGTCGTCGACGACCCGGCCGCCCCGGAGGCACGCGCCGCGCTGGCGGCGTACTCCGAGGACCGCTTCCTGCACCAGGTGCGCCAGCGCGCGGGCGACCGCCTCGCCGCCCGCGACGACCTGCCCGACGCGCTCGGGGGCCCGCGCCCGCTCGACGACCGGTCGCCGTGGCGGGTGCACTTCCACGTGCCCGTGCACGCCGACCCCGCCGGCCCCCTGCGCAACAGCCGCGACGAGCTGCGCGACTCGCTGGCCGCGCTGCTCGGCGGCGACACCGCCCGCACCGACCACCTCGAGGTCGAGACCTACACCTGGGGCGTCCTGCCCGACGGCGCCCCCGCCGACGACGACGCGCTGGCCGCCGGGCTCGCCGCGGAGCTGCGGTGGGTGCGCGACGAGCTCGTCGGGCTCGGGCTCACCCCACTCGACTGACCCGCCCCGCACACCCGTCTCGGACCCGCACAGAACAGGACGCCACCGTGGCCCACCCCCAGCTGCTCGTCGTCGACCTCGTCGGCCTCACGCCCGACCTGCTCGCCCACATGCCCCGGCTGCGCCGCCTCGCCGAGCAGGGCTCCCAGGCCACGCTCGAGCCGGTCCTCCCGGCCGTCACGTGCTCGGTGCAGTCGACCTTCCTCACCGGGCTGCCGCCGTCGGGGCACGGCGCCGTCGGCAACGGGTGGTACTTCCGCGAGCTCGGCGAGGTCTTCCTCTGGCGCCAGCACAACAAGCTGGTCGCCGGCGAGAAGGTGTGGGAGACCATCCGCCGCGAGCGCACGGACTACACCGTCGCCAACGTCTGCTGGTGGTACGCCATGGGCGCGACGACCGACTGGACGGTGACGCCCCGGCCGATCTACTACGCCGACGGCAAGAAGGCGCCCGACTGCTACACCCGCCCGCGCGAGCTCCACGACGAGCTGGTCGGCGAGCTCGGC
It contains:
- a CDS encoding sugar phosphate isomerase/epimerase family protein: MSAAGRGLRLGYGSNGFSGHRFPDACAVIAGLGYDGVALTLDQPHLDPFAEDAAAQTARAAKALADHGLAVLVETGSRYVLDPWHKHEPTLVSDGDRGPRVELLTRAVRIAADLGAEAMSCWSGVLPEGTGAEEGWRRLTDGLGPVLDLAHDLGVTVCFEPEPGMHVDTVDVALELRRRLGEPEHLRLTLDLGHLVCNEPRTPEATIALAGHLVGNVQVDDMVRDVHEHLELGSGTLDLDAALRALLDTGFAGLASVELPRHSHAAPAVAARQMTALRASLARLDEEAARP
- the eboE gene encoding metabolite traffic protein EboE, producing MRLRHPDGTVVHLGYGTNVLPAEDVDGLVRQVGTYGDRLRRHLDTDRVGLGMWLPAAAARTLAADLGAVERLREAIDAHGVEIVTLNAFPYAAFQDEVVKKRVYHPTWAERARLDYTLDVARVLAALLPEDAARGSISTLPLAWRAPWLADRQSHAELHLETLAEGLAEIEAGTGRTVRVAFEPESGCVVETIAEAVERLDSVDRERIGVCLDLCHLAVGFESATDALARLDAAGLDVVKVQPAAALVVDDPAAPEARAALAAYSEDRFLHQVRQRAGDRLAARDDLPDALGGPRPLDDRSPWRVHFHVPVHADPAGPLRNSRDELRDSLAALLGGDTARTDHLEVETYTWGVLPDGAPADDDALAAGLAAELRWVRDELVGLGLTPLD
- a CDS encoding EboA domain-containing protein; amino-acid sequence: MTEIRPLAHPDAVRAALDDAARERHDALTAEVAADPSRLGRTFPSSARLTGRGPLPGVEGVLVEDAVRVGLVRAAARGLDADALLAELRELYRYGDSDEKRAVLHALAGAPDGIDGSDVLLDALRTNDTRLVGAALGPHSDRLDDDAWRQGVLKCLFTGVPVAAVTGLASRADHELAAMAQRYRREREAAGRDVPPDVQVVLDACAAATPQQTES
- a CDS encoding TatD family hydrolase translates to MRIFDPHVHMASRTTDDYEAMHAAGVRAVVEPAFWLGQPRTSVGSFTDYFDALVGWERFRAAQFGIAHHCTIALNPKEANDPRCAGVLDVLPRYLAKDGVVAVGEVGFDSMTVEEEKAFVRQLELAVEFALPAMVHTPHRDKEQGTRRTLELVADSGLAPGMVVVDHLNEVTVDQVDDAGCWMGFSIYPDTKMDEHRMVAILQRRVELGRGVDRVLVNSAADWGRSDPLKTAKTGAAMLEAGFTEDDVDQVLWRNPVEFFGQSGRLLLGDDDAAADATATFEGNSILRGSRD